In Carya illinoinensis cultivar Pawnee chromosome 6, C.illinoinensisPawnee_v1, whole genome shotgun sequence, a single genomic region encodes these proteins:
- the LOC122313746 gene encoding ultraviolet-B receptor UVR8, translated as MEQNEKANRAIHDGEEVQKIWSWGAGTDGQLGTGKLEDELLPQLLHLPSLTSSGPISLLACGGAHVIALSSGGRVLTWGRGTSGQLGHGEMINSLYPMPVTSLQDYFITHVSAGWSHSGFVSDGGCLFTCGDGSFGQLGHGEYRSHCSPVRVSHFLNEHVKQIACGMRHSLVLLEGSQVYAFGSGKRGQLGISMDRIKSVSLPEITHGLEDVKIISIAASGDHSAALSVDGHLYNWGRGFIGSPDSHFPQFSSSSFLFTRAALGWNHALALTGDAEVFMLGGNYHGVLGDLEKMRPANQLPDSRGAILEKVPSLDGVKVLQIAAGAEHSAVVTENGEIKTWGWGEHGQLGLGNTCDQTSPQAVSLSGNTNRGASFKVYCGSGFTFAIMHPCDLF; from the exons ATGGAACAGAATGAAAAAGCAAATAGAGCAATTCACGACGGAGAAGAGGTACAAAAGATATGGAGTTGGGGAGCAGGAACTGACGGGCAGCTGGGCACTGGCAAGCTGGAGGACGAGCTCCTCCCTCAACTTCTTCACCTTCCTTCTCTCACCTCCTCTGGACCCATCTCTCTGCTTGCCTGTGGCGGCGCTCACGTCATCGCCTTGTCCTCCG GTGGGAGGGTGCTGACTTGGGGAAGGGGTACGTCTGGTCAACTTGGCCATGGGGAAATGATTAATAGCTTGTATCCTATGCCTGTCACTTCCTTGCAAGACTACTTTATTACCCATGTTTCTGCCGGCTGGAGCCACTCTGGTTTTGTTTCAG atGGTGGGTGCCTTTTTACTTGTGGAGATGGCTCCTTTGGTCAGCTTGGGCATGGCGAATATCGCTCACATTGCTCTCCTGTAAGAGTCTCACACTTTTTGAATGAGCATGTTAAACAGATAGCATGTGGCATGCGCCACTCGCTCGTCTTGTTGGAAG GATCTCAAGTATATGCATTTGGGTCCGGGAAGCGTGGTCAACTAGGTATCTCCATGGATAGGATTAAATCTGTTAGTCTTCCTGAAATAACTCATGGATTGGAAGATGTGAAAATTATTAGCATAGCTGCAAGTGGAGATCATAGTGCAGCATTATCTG TTGATGGGCATCTTTACAATTGGGGAAGAGGGTTCATTGGCTCTCCAGATTCTCACTTtcctcaattttcttcttcttctttcttgttTACTAGAGCCGCTCTTGGATGGAACCATGCATTAGCATTAACTG GTGATGCAGAAGTTTTTATGCTTGGTGGCAACTACCATGGAGTCCTTGGTGACCTTGAAAAAATGAGACCAGCAAACCAGTTACCTG ATTCAAGAGGAGCTATTCTGGAGAAAGTACCTAGTCTTGATGGGGTAAAAGTTCTGCAGATTGCAGCTGGAGCTGAGCACTCTGCTGTGGTAACAG AGAATGGAGAAATAAAAACATGGGGCTGGGGTGAACATGGCCAACTTGGCTTGGGGAATACTTGTGATCAAACCAGCCCTCAGGCAGTGAGTCTGAGCGGCAATACCAACAGAGGTGCTAGCTTCAAAGTTTATTGTGGAAGTGGATTTACGTTTGCCATAATGCATCCCTGCGACCTGTTCTAA
- the LOC122313604 gene encoding AMP deaminase-like, with the protein MDSSTSSLHLAMAALAGASLMAISAFYIHKRSVDQVLQRLINIRRKPTRGAHNRFVIEDDEAEEVLEDDGGWGSDGEMAVDPRMLSRSLSRSLDENMIPPYRISSSMPNVASRNDWLEEGPEPDQPLLGFRARGFGYSLDKLNLIPLGLRPLRMDQRDGEDQFVKHSSMDSRMASVGRLVTPRSPGGNTYDNAEDSGEEGTELAYGDEVLFNYGYIDIGAELTNAQDVNTNNPNMCTVPIMDDRENGMQDNMSGATVSVAKAGFDLCGNGKVDAASVHILGDDPKSSNTNLPMRKTLHESTSVEEEDVWRMICECLDLRKTYVYREEVEPCMREVVVESNTSEMSRDPFHFELAEATAHFFKMEDGVVHVYASKHDTADLFPVASSTQFFTDMHHLLKVLSIGNVRSVCHHRLRFLEEKFRLHLLLNADGEFLAQKSAPHRDFYNIRKVDTHVHHSACMNQKHLLRFIKSKLKKEPDEVVIFRDGKYMTLKEVFESLELTGHDLNVDLLDVHADKSTFHRFDKFNLKYNPCGQSRLREIFLKQDNLIQGRFLAEVTKQVLSDLEASKYQMAEYRISIYGRKQSEWDQMASWFVNNEIYSENAVWLIQLPRLYNVYKKMGIVTSFQNILDNVFIPLFEVTIDPSSHPQLHLFLMQVVGFDLVDDESKPERRPTKHMPTPAEWTNEFNPAYSYYSYYCYANLYILNKLRESKGMPTIKLRPHCGEAGDIDHLAAAFLLCHNISHGINLRKSPVLHLYYLAQIGLAMSPLSNNSLFLDYHRNPLPMFFQRGLNVSLSTDDPLQIHLTKEPLVEEYSVAAKVWKLSACDLCEIARNSVYQSGFSHVTKLHWLGDKYFLRGPEGNDIRKTNVPNLRISFRHETWKEEMQYIYSGKARFPEEIES; encoded by the exons ATGGATTCTTCAACATCGTCTCTCCACCTGGCCATGGCGGCCTTGGCGGGGGCCTCACTGATGGCCATCTCAGCCTTCTACATCCACAAGCGCAGCGTTGACCAGGTCCTCCAGCGTCTCATCAATATTCGCCGCAAGCCCACTCGCGGTGCCCATAATCGCTTTGTCATCGAAGATGACGAAGCAGAAGAAGTGCTAGAAGATGACGGAGGGTGGGGCTCCGACGGAGAGATGGCGGTTGATCCGAGAATGTTGTCCCGGAGTCTGTCGAGGTCCCTGGACGAGAATATGATTCCCCCTTACAGAATTTCTTCGTCGATGCCCAACGTGGCTTCGAGAAATGATTGGCTGGAGGAGGGCCCCGAGCCTGATCAGCCACTGCTGGGATTTAGGGCCCGAGGTTTTGGTTACTCTCTCGACAAACTCAATTTGATTCCCTTGGGCCTTCGACCTCTTCGAATGGATCAAAGAGACG GAGAGGATCAATTTGTGAAACATTCTAGTATGGATTCAAGGATGGCATCTGTTGGTAGGCTAGTGACGCCAAGATCCCCTGGTGGCAATACTTATGATAATGCTGAAGATTCTGGTGAGGAAGGAACTGAACTTGCATATGGGGACGAAGTGCTTTTCAACTATGGATATATAGATATTGGAGCTGAACTCACAAATGCACAA GATGTAAATACAAACAATCCAAACATGTGCACTGTTCCAATAATGGATGATCGCGAGAATGGTATGCAAGATAACATGTCCGGGGCAACTGTTAGTGTAGCAAAAGCGGGTTTTGATCTTTGTGGAAATGGAAAGGTTGATGCAGCTTCAGTGCACATATTAGGGGATGATCCTAAGTCTTCCAACACTAATTTACCTATGAGAAAAACACTGCATG AGTCAACAAGCGTAGAAGAGGAAGATGTATGGAGaatgatttgtgaatgtttAGATTTGCGTAAAACTTATGTCTACCGAGAAGAGGTTGAACCATGTATGAGGGAAGTTGTGGTGGAATCTAATACATCAGAGATGAGCAGGGATCCATTTCACTTTGAACTCGCTGAAGCAACAGCT CACTTTTTCAAAATGGAAGATGGAGTTGTTCATGTTTACGCCAGTAAACATG ATACTGCTGATCTTTTCCCTGTTGCAAGTTCAACACAATTTTTTACTGATATGCATCACCTTCTAAAAGTTCTGTCTATTGGAAATGTTAGATCTGTGTGCCATCATAGACTCCGATTTCTTGAGGAG AAATTCCGCCTTCATTTGTTACTAAATGCAGACGGGGAGTTTCTGGCTCAAAAGAGTGCACCGCACCGTGATTTTTACAATATCAGGAAAGTTGATACACATGTGCATCATTCTGCATGCATGAACCAGAAGCATCTCCTTCGCTTCATCAAGTCAAAGCTTAAAAAGGAACCTGATGAG GTTGTCATATTCAGAGATGGAAAATATATGACCCTTAAGGAAGTTTTTGAGAGTTTGGAATTGACAGG GCATGATCTGAATGTTGATTTGTTGGATGTACATGCTGATAAAAGCACTTTCCATCGATTTGACAAATTCAATCTTAAGTATAATCCTTGTGGACAGAGCAGACTTAGAGAGATATTTTTAAAGCAGGACAACCTTATCCAAG GTCGGTTTTTGGCAGAAGTAACCAAGCAAGTTTTGTCAGATCTTGAAGCAAGCAAATACCAG ATGGCAGAGTACAGGATTtccatttatggaaggaaacaAAGTGAATGGGATCAGATGGCAAGTTGGTTTGTTAACAATGAAATTTATAGTGAGAATGCCGTATGGTTAATCCAG CTTCCACGACTCTATAACGTGTACAAGAAAATGGGAATTGTTACCTCTTTTCAGAATATCTTAGATAATGTGTTCATTCCACTATTTGAAGTCACAATTGATCCAAGTTCTCATCCTCAACTACATTTGTTCCTGATGCAG GTGGTGGGTTTTGATCTTGTGGATGATGAAAGTAAACCAGAAAGGCGCCCAACTAAGCACATGCCAACACCTGCTGAATGGACCAATGAGTTCAATCCGGCATATTCCTATTATTCTTATTACTGCTATGCAAATTTGTATATTCTCAACAAG CTTCGTGAATCAAAAGGGATGCCAACAATAAAATTGCGGCCCCACTGTGGAGAG GCGGGTGATATTGACCATTTGGCTGCTGCATTCCTTCTGTGCCATAATATTTCTCATGGGATAAATCTGCGGAAATCTCCAGTTTTGCATTTGTATTACCTTGCACAG ATTGGATTGGCTATGTCACCCCTGAGCAATAACTCCCTTTTCTTGGACTATCATCGCAATCCCTTGCCCATGTTCTTCCAGCGTGGCCTGAATGTCTCACTCTCAACTGATGATCCTCTACAAATCCATTTAACGAAAGAACCCCTCGTTGAAGAATATAGTGTTGCTGCAAAG GTCTGGAAGCTCAGTGCTTGTGACCTCTGTGAGATAGCTAGAAATTCTGTCTATCAATCTGGGTTTTCCCATGTCACAAAG